Proteins encoded together in one Dehalococcoidales bacterium window:
- a CDS encoding alkyl sulfatase dimerization domain-containing protein, with product MVQNREEEFQPKEIRSRAMVDEEIFPDIFKIAQTWPVSGPSGLAITSEGLVVVDTGVGFREGEDRVRKIRERTEIPFHTIIYSHGHVDHVGGASAFLKDAEDRGHPRPRIIGHELVAQRLDKYRMLKGRRAYIASLQFPRPQDRPSARQDWASVREPSYVYPDTTFHDYMEFKLGGLTFEIYYAPGETDDTIWVWIPERKVAFIGDLLLGGCPNTGNPLKEQRYTLEWAENLERIAEKKPDFVVGSGPVISGENVEERLLNTARLLRYIHEEVVRLLNEGYWIEDILERVKVPEELSDKPYLAGNYGHPTFVIHDVYRRYTGWYDGNPSELFPSKGADIAAEMLNIIGSEKVTERARQLQVEGNVQLALHLADFVIKGTEDESARSEAVLLKADLLDVRAGEVRNYIAGNIMRTSAGMLREEAG from the coding sequence ATGGTTCAAAATAGAGAAGAGGAGTTTCAACCGAAAGAGATAAGGAGTCGGGCGATGGTGGATGAGGAGATATTCCCGGACATTTTCAAGATTGCGCAGACCTGGCCGGTGTCCGGGCCCAGCGGTCTTGCCATCACCAGCGAAGGTCTCGTAGTCGTCGATACCGGTGTCGGTTTCCGGGAGGGAGAAGACAGGGTGAGGAAAATCAGGGAGAGGACGGAAATACCCTTTCATACCATCATCTACTCTCACGGACATGTCGACCATGTCGGTGGCGCCTCGGCTTTCCTTAAGGATGCCGAGGACAGGGGGCACCCGAGGCCGAGAATCATCGGTCATGAACTGGTTGCACAGCGGCTCGATAAATACCGGATGCTGAAGGGCCGTCGTGCCTACATAGCGTCATTGCAGTTCCCCCGTCCTCAGGATAGACCATCTGCCAGGCAGGATTGGGCGTCGGTTCGTGAGCCATCATATGTCTATCCGGATACCACGTTCCACGACTATATGGAGTTCAAACTGGGTGGCCTGACATTTGAGATATATTATGCTCCCGGAGAAACGGACGACACGATATGGGTGTGGATTCCGGAGCGCAAGGTGGCCTTCATCGGTGACCTGCTTCTCGGGGGCTGCCCCAACACGGGCAACCCGCTCAAGGAGCAGCGCTACACACTGGAATGGGCCGAAAACCTGGAGAGGATAGCGGAAAAGAAACCCGATTTCGTTGTCGGCAGCGGTCCGGTCATCAGTGGGGAAAATGTGGAGGAACGGCTTCTGAATACTGCCAGGCTACTCCGCTACATCCACGAGGAGGTCGTCCGGCTGCTTAATGAAGGCTACTGGATTGAGGACATACTGGAGAGGGTCAAAGTGCCGGAGGAACTGTCTGACAAACCCTATCTGGCGGGCAACTATGGTCACCCCACCTTTGTTATCCATGATGTGTATCGTCGCTATACCGGCTGGTATGACGGCAATCCCAGTGAGCTTTTCCCTTCGAAGGGTGCAGATATAGCTGCCGAGATGCTTAATATTATCGGTTCGGAGAAGGTCACCGAAAGGGCCCGGCAGCTTCAGGTGGAGGGCAATGTTCAGCTTGCCCTGCATCTGGCCGACTTTGTAATCAAGGGAACTGAGGATGAGTCGGCTCGCAGTGAAGCGGTGCTGTTGAAGGCCGACCTGCTTGATGTCAGGGCTGGTGAAGTCCGCAACTACATTGCCGGGAACATCATGCGGACAAGTGCCGGAATGCTCCGGGAAGAGGCCGGCTAG
- a CDS encoding cytochrome c3 family protein: MSNRAKCFWNRVLRLPRKAGIPIGLILVVGIVFGVYRFVLFWDYMENDPGFCQSCHIMEEPWDRWASSTHAEVGCHSCHHQSLLASAGQLCDFVFKSYEEIESHAEVEDASCQQCHQSGDPEWQQVADTAGHKQHDMDRGIECVTCHSNTLHIFTPSATDCLECHARNTIKVPDMTDVSCMTCHNFLTAGEETVPTRAVCLGCHQTMVSRVTWSTEAPMQFPCGDCHQPHEQAEPVVKCKSCHDTVECYNPYEMHPDTHCKACHLAHEWRITGP, from the coding sequence TTGTCCAACAGAGCAAAGTGCTTCTGGAACCGGGTACTCCGGTTACCCAGGAAGGCTGGCATACCGATTGGACTTATCCTGGTGGTCGGTATTGTCTTCGGTGTCTACCGGTTCGTGCTCTTCTGGGACTACATGGAGAACGACCCCGGTTTCTGCCAGTCCTGCCATATAATGGAGGAGCCCTGGGACCGCTGGGCCAGCAGCACACACGCCGAAGTCGGTTGCCATAGCTGCCATCATCAGAGTCTGCTGGCCAGCGCCGGCCAGTTGTGCGATTTCGTCTTCAAGAGCTACGAGGAGATTGAAAGCCACGCTGAGGTCGAAGACGCGTCGTGTCAGCAGTGTCATCAGAGCGGGGACCCGGAATGGCAGCAGGTGGCAGACACCGCCGGACACAAGCAGCACGATATGGACCGGGGTATTGAGTGCGTCACGTGCCACTCAAACACGCTGCACATATTTACACCGTCTGCCACCGACTGTCTGGAGTGTCACGCCCGTAACACAATCAAAGTGCCTGATATGACCGATGTAAGCTGCATGACCTGCCATAATTTCCTTACCGCTGGTGAGGAGACAGTTCCTACGCGTGCCGTCTGTCTGGGCTGCCACCAGACAATGGTATCCAGGGTGACCTGGAGTACTGAAGCGCCAATGCAGTTCCCGTGTGGCGACTGTCACCAGCCCCACGAACAGGCGGAACCGGTGGTAAAATGCAAGTCCTGCCATGATACCGTCGAGTGCTACAACCCGTATGAGATGCACCCCGATACCCACTGCAAGGCCTGCCACCTGGCACACGAGTGGCGCATTACCGGACCGTGA
- a CDS encoding radical SAM protein yields the protein MTMSFERPAIVRPPSEANSLFLPLTAGCSNSTCTFCGSYGSRLQIRDIEEVRSEIDAVALFLRHGLTVPGIPRIVYAVAQEWDGKGVFLQDSDALVYPYSHLRDVLTHMQDKLPFVERVAAYATASDILRRSPEELEALRELKLGILYIGMESGDDDVLRHVDKGVDSAQIIEATHRARAAGILTSITVILGLGGVEGSEKHSLATARVLSDMDPDFVGALTLTLVPGTPLYREWQEGSFEPISPFRSLEELILIIQNSSFTDCFFSSMHASNYLAVRGTLPHDRQMMLSQLRRIVEHGDPRSLRPDFLRGL from the coding sequence ATGACCATGTCTTTCGAACGACCAGCAATCGTACGCCCCCCGAGCGAGGCAAACAGTCTGTTTCTGCCCCTGACCGCAGGTTGCTCAAACAGCACCTGCACCTTCTGCGGCAGCTACGGCTCCCGTCTCCAGATACGCGACATCGAGGAAGTCCGGAGCGAAATAGACGCCGTTGCCCTCTTCCTCAGGCATGGGCTCACTGTTCCGGGAATACCGAGAATAGTCTACGCTGTTGCCCAGGAATGGGATGGGAAAGGGGTTTTTCTTCAGGACTCAGATGCCCTGGTATATCCTTACAGCCACCTGAGAGACGTGCTGACGCACATGCAGGACAAGCTCCCTTTCGTGGAGAGGGTGGCTGCCTACGCTACCGCCAGCGATATACTGCGCCGGAGTCCTGAGGAACTCGAAGCACTACGAGAACTCAAGCTCGGTATACTATACATCGGAATGGAAAGTGGTGATGATGATGTTCTCCGCCATGTAGACAAGGGTGTCGACTCTGCACAGATAATAGAGGCAACGCACCGTGCCAGGGCAGCCGGTATCCTGACCTCCATTACCGTTATCCTCGGTCTGGGCGGTGTCGAGGGGAGCGAGAAACACTCGCTGGCAACGGCCAGAGTCCTGAGTGACATGGACCCGGACTTCGTGGGAGCACTGACACTGACGCTGGTGCCTGGCACACCACTGTACCGTGAGTGGCAGGAGGGAAGCTTCGAACCGATATCCCCTTTCAGGTCCTTAGAAGAACTCATCCTGATAATCCAGAACTCCAGCTTCACGGATTGCTTCTTCAGTTCCATGCACGCCTCCAACTATCTGGCGGTCCGGGGAACACTGCCGCATGACAGGCAGATGATGCTCTCTCAACTGCGGAGGATTGTGGAGCATGGAGACCCCCGTTCCCTTCGCCCCGATTTCCTCAGAGGCCTGTAG
- a CDS encoding molybdenum cofactor guanylyltransferase encodes MEASGIILAGGRSLRLGYDKILETVGGRSLLEIVVDSITSLCGDIIVVTAEGHPISLSGHHPDLQIVTDIYPGKGPLGGIYTGLRLSNTNCNLVVAADMPFLNQALLHYMLELTDGFDMVAPRVEGKVEPLHSVYTGGCLRVIEQMFERDELGVHKLLPLVKARFVEVDEIARFDPEQLSFFNVNTEKDLQKARKLSGGDKDDD; translated from the coding sequence TTGGAAGCAAGTGGCATTATTCTAGCCGGTGGTCGGAGTCTGCGTCTGGGGTATGACAAAATCCTGGAGACAGTCGGTGGCCGGAGTCTTCTGGAAATAGTGGTAGATAGCATTACGTCCCTGTGTGGTGATATCATCGTTGTGACCGCCGAAGGGCATCCGATATCCCTGTCAGGGCATCACCCCGACCTGCAAATAGTGACTGATATTTATCCCGGTAAGGGGCCACTGGGTGGTATTTACACCGGGCTGCGACTCTCAAACACGAACTGCAATCTCGTCGTTGCTGCTGACATGCCCTTTCTGAACCAGGCGCTACTGCACTACATGTTAGAATTGACTGATGGGTTCGACATGGTGGCGCCACGAGTGGAGGGCAAGGTGGAACCACTTCATTCTGTCTACACCGGGGGCTGCCTGAGGGTTATAGAGCAAATGTTTGAACGGGATGAACTGGGTGTCCATAAGCTACTGCCTCTGGTCAAGGCGAGATTCGTGGAGGTGGACGAGATAGCCAGGTTCGACCCTGAGCAGTTGAGCTTCTTCAATGTCAATACGGAAAAGGACTTGCAGAAGGCGAGGAAGCTATCCGGGGGTGACAAGGACGATGATTAG
- the glp gene encoding gephyrin-like molybdotransferase Glp yields the protein MISVEEAQERLLGFVDVLGKEGVLILDSPGQVLAEDVCSEIDVPPLDNSAMDGYAVRSGDTEGASQDSPRLLRVIDTVAAGYVSGQEVTPGTAIRIMTGAPIPGGADTVVQFENTDEVQRREATAGKPITEIGILHETEVGLNVRRAGEDIRKGALVLAEGTVIRPAEVGVLASLGKTHVAVISRPVVAILATGDELVEIGQPLPAGKIYNSNTYSVAALVRRYGGIPRILGIALDTEDSLVAALRQGLDADMLITCGGVSMGDYDVVKDVLAREGEINFWTVRMKPGKPLAFGTIRGCDRTGAPKGIPHLGLPGNPVSSMVTFEMFARPAILKMMGRKNWDKPAVEAVLEDTVTNRDGRRVFARAIVEKRDGQYFARITGPQGSGVLTSMSLANGLVIVPEDTAEVQAGDIVRVMMLDWNEEVV from the coding sequence ATGATTAGTGTTGAAGAGGCCCAGGAGAGGCTTCTTGGCTTTGTTGATGTTCTGGGGAAGGAGGGAGTCCTCATCCTGGACTCCCCGGGTCAGGTACTTGCCGAGGATGTTTGCTCGGAAATCGATGTGCCTCCACTGGACAACTCTGCCATGGACGGCTATGCAGTCCGGTCAGGCGATACCGAAGGGGCAAGCCAGGATTCACCGCGACTGCTCCGCGTGATTGATACCGTAGCCGCAGGTTATGTCTCCGGGCAGGAGGTGACTCCGGGTACTGCAATCCGAATCATGACCGGCGCACCGATACCAGGGGGTGCCGATACTGTCGTCCAGTTTGAAAACACCGATGAGGTACAGCGACGCGAGGCCACCGCCGGAAAGCCAATCACGGAGATAGGCATTCTGCATGAGACAGAGGTCGGCCTCAATGTCCGCAGGGCCGGGGAAGATATCAGGAAGGGTGCGCTGGTCCTGGCGGAAGGGACCGTAATCAGACCGGCTGAGGTGGGTGTCCTGGCTTCCCTGGGGAAGACCCACGTGGCGGTTATTTCCCGACCGGTAGTGGCGATACTGGCTACCGGTGATGAGCTTGTCGAGATAGGACAGCCGCTGCCGGCAGGTAAGATATACAACAGCAATACCTATAGCGTCGCTGCTCTGGTGCGGCGCTATGGTGGCATACCCAGGATTCTGGGGATAGCTCTCGATACAGAGGATTCCTTGGTAGCGGCACTCCGACAGGGGCTTGACGCCGACATGCTGATTACGTGCGGCGGGGTCTCCATGGGGGACTATGATGTGGTCAAGGACGTACTTGCCCGGGAGGGTGAAATCAACTTCTGGACGGTGCGGATGAAGCCGGGGAAACCGCTTGCCTTTGGCACTATCAGGGGGTGTGACAGAACGGGAGCACCGAAAGGGATTCCCCACCTCGGCCTGCCCGGTAACCCGGTGAGCTCGATGGTCACTTTCGAGATGTTTGCCCGCCCGGCTATCTTAAAGATGATGGGTAGGAAAAACTGGGATAAACCTGCGGTTGAAGCTGTACTGGAGGACACGGTTACCAATCGGGACGGACGCCGCGTCTTCGCGAGGGCGATTGTAGAAAAACGTGACGGCCAGTACTTCGCCCGGATAACAGGTCCCCAGGGTTCCGGTGTGCTTACCTCGATGAGCCTGGCCAACGGATTGGTGATTGTCCCCGAGGACACGGCTGAGGTGCAAGCAGGCGACATTGTCCGAGTGATGATGCTGGACTGGAATGAGGAAGTCGTCTAG